A stretch of the Aphis gossypii isolate Hap1 chromosome 2, ASM2018417v2, whole genome shotgun sequence genome encodes the following:
- the LOC114120305 gene encoding uncharacterized protein LOC114120305: MTVESLETIMRTNHATLAPRQERSSVDAATRRPRKTFKYNINAVLVSTFCMMLFFCFLSNAGAASLRKERAIASIMTESTTAPTKECHQNTPCGWAIYVPFTRRIDYFMKNTCICNPNLACLKTDDDLSVNAYVYRCKTRPVTTTEIIPTTI; this comes from the exons atgacTGTGGAATCGTTGGAGACCATCATGCGCACAAATCACGCTACTCTGGCACCACGTCAAGAGCGCTCGTCAGTGGATGCGGCCACCAGACGCCCCCGCAAGACTTTCAAGTACAACATCAACGCGGTACTCGTCTCGACTTTCTGCATGATGTTGTTTTTTTGCTTTCTGTCTAACGCTGGAGCCGCTTCCTTGCGCAAAGAG AGAGCAATTGCGTCAATAATGACTGAGAGTACTACAGCTCCAACCAAAGAATGCCATCAAAATACCCCGTGTGGATGGGCCATCTACGTGCCGTTCACCCGCCGTATCGATTATTTCATGAAAAACAC ATGCATCTGCAACCCGAATTTGGCGTGTTTGAAGACCGACGATGATCTGTCCGTGAACGCGTACGTTTACCGCTGCAAGACAAGACCCGTGACTACTACGGAAATCATACCGACGACCATTTGA